A genomic segment from Malus domestica chromosome 05, GDT2T_hap1 encodes:
- the LOC103440378 gene encoding BEL1-like homeodomain protein 7, translated as MSTYYAGSNNQKDATPMLYLREPPLPSSYPEAPLLTGNMMMYMNSGSYSDAVAGSSQQQNNCIEVISSVEGSDSNQQQHDVLSHLGGTRIGELGFSPWREGRNEMLVTHPMGSSSGILHGGQNLQGQGLSLSLSTQIPSGMQMPSISYRNPNMGFASFLSPNPSVSSEGDGRNGSFRDEQPRNVEYLPSGFPGGNPDSSKGDLSPYGMSSIARTIPHNKYLKAAQQLLDEVVNVQKALKQHDREKNQSTHDHHKSFKEGDDGSKNDLESGVSSNPQESASNSPCELSHAEKQELQSKLTKLLSMLDEVDRRYKQYYHQMQIVVSSFDVIAGGGSAKPYTAVALQTISRHFRCLRDAITGQIQATRKSLGEQGASGSMKGVGISRLRYVDQHLRQQRALQQLGMMQQHAWRPQRGLPESSVSILRAWLFEHFLHPYPKDSDKILLARQTGLTRSQVSNWFINARVRLWKPMVEEMYKEEAGDAEMDSNSSSENAPQTKEGDNTRPMEAGVQDMQPSASSTGTERCSTGQFMDSKSNHFHDVEMAGSAGVASFQNVTCHEAEAEYGLVKLREGQRPGMDGSGLISDANVQTDRNNERYMAAAAVYQMPELGRFGSGSGVSLTLGLQHCDGGGSLPISSGTHHGFVAVRGDDLYNPAASSVGSETADFECLDSGNQQQHRFSSSHLLRDFVV; from the exons ATGTCAACTTACTATGCTGGTTCGAATAATCAAAAAGATGCTACGCCAATGCTCTATTTAAGGGAACCACCTTTGCCTAGTTCTTATCCAGAAGCACCTCTTCTTACTGGTAACATGATGATGTATATGAACTCTGGGTCATACTCGGATGCAGTGGCTGGGAGTTCTCAGCAGCAAAACAACTGCATTGAAGTAATCTCCTCAGTGGAGGGTTCAGATTCCAACCAGCAGCAGCACGATGTCCTATCGCATCTTGGTGGAACGCGTATTGGAGAGCTGGGATTCAGTCCATGGAGGGAGGGTAGAAATGAGATGCTAGTTACGCACCCCATGGGTAGTTCTTCAGGTATTCTTCATGGTGGACAGAACTTGCAAGGTCAGGGGTTGTCCCTCAGCCTGAGTACACAAATCCCATCAGGAATGCAAATGCCTTCTATCTCATACCGCAATCCCAATATGGGTTTTGCTTCATTCTTAAGTCCTAACCCATCCGTTTCAAGTGAGGGTGACGGCAGGAATGGCTCTTTTAGAGATGAGCAGCCAAGAAATGTTGAATATTTGCCATCTGGTTTTCCGGGAGGCAATCCAGATTCAAGTAAAGGGGATTTGTCTCCATATGGGATGTCAAGTATTGCAAGAACCATTCCCCATAACAAATACCTCAAAGCAGCACAACAACTGCTTGATGAAGTCGTCAATGTCCAGAAAGCACTTAAGCAACATGATAGAGAGAAGAACCAAAGCACACACGATCATCATAAGAGTTTCAAGGAGGGAGATGATGGATCAAAGAATGATTTGGAGAGTGGAGTATCTTCAAACCCTCAAGAGTCGGCCAGTAACTCACCATGTGAGCTTTCACATGCCGAGAAACAAGAGTTGCAAAGCAAGTTGACGAAACTTCTGTCAATGCTAGATGAG GTTGACAGACGGTACAAGCAGTATTATCATCAGATGCAGATTGTTGTATCATCATTTGATGTGATAGCGGGAGGTGGGTCAGCTAAACCGTACACAGCAGTAGCCTTGCAGACTATTTCACGCCACTTTCGGTGCTTACGTGATGCAATCACAGGCCAGATACAAGCAACCCGTAAAAGCCTTGGGGAGCAAGGTGCCTCAGGAAGCATGAAAGGAGTTGGAATATCTCGCCTCCGTTATGTGGACCAGCATCTCAGGCAGCAGAGGGCCCTTCAGCAGCTTGGCATGATGCAACAACATGCATGGAGACCACAAAGAGGTTTGCCGGAAAGCTCTGTCTCAATTCTGCGAGCATGGCTATTTGAGCATTTCCTTCATCC CTATCCGAAGGATTCTGATAAGATCCTGCTAGCAAGGCAGACAGGCTTGACTAGAAGTCAG GTCTCAAACTGGTTTATAAATGCACGAGTGCGTCTCTGGAAGCCCATGGTTGAGGAGATGTACAAAGAAGAGGCTGGTGATGCCGAGATGGATTCCAACTCTTCATCTGAGAATGCACCTCAAACAAAAGAAGGTGACAACACGAGGCCCATGGAAGCCGGAGTACAAGATATGCAACCTAGTGCAAGTTCGACAGGCACTGAGAGATGCAGCACTGGACAATTTATGGACTCCAAATCCAACCATTTCCATGACGTGGAAATGGCTGGATCCGCTGGGGTTGCCAGTTTCCAGAATGTGACTTGTCACGAAGCTGAAGCTGAGTACGGGCTCGTGAAGCTTAGAGAGGGGCAAAGGCCTGGTATGGATGGATCTGGTCTCATTTCTGATGCAAATGTTCAGACTGATAGGAACAATGAGAGGTATATGGCAGCAGCTGCTGTGTACCAGATGCCGGAGCTGGGGAGATTTGGAAGTGGAAGCGGGGTGTCTCTGACATTGGGATTGCAGCATTGTGACGGTGGCGGTAGCCTACCCATCTCTAGTGGGACTCATCACGGTTTTGTTGCCGTGAGAGGGGACGATTTATACAACCCTGCAGCTTCTTCTGTAGGATCTGAGACAGCAGATTTTGAATGCCTTGAT